In Geopsychrobacter electrodiphilus DSM 16401, a single window of DNA contains:
- the folE2 gene encoding GTP cyclohydrolase FolE2 — MIDLQNSTDQRNIPIDEVGVCDICYPITVLDKTNGSQQTVASMSMTVNLPHQFKGTHMSRFFEVLNEYHEEMTISTLAKFLPALKQRLEAETARVEIRFPYFLEKLAPISKSAGLMKYECSFVGQANTQGNDYIQGVNVPVTSLCPCSKAISKYGAHNQRGHVSIEVRTVRKANGNPKLIWIEELIEVAEKSASAPVYALLKREDEKAVTEQAYENPVFVEDIVRNVGVRLMEDTRVAWFQVKAINQESIHNHNAFARIEWSRN; from the coding sequence ATGATTGACCTACAGAATTCTACTGACCAACGCAACATCCCGATCGATGAGGTTGGTGTGTGTGACATCTGCTATCCAATTACCGTTTTGGACAAAACCAACGGCAGCCAACAGACAGTTGCCAGTATGTCGATGACGGTCAATCTGCCTCATCAGTTCAAGGGCACCCACATGAGTCGTTTTTTTGAGGTACTCAACGAATACCATGAAGAAATGACCATTAGCACCTTGGCGAAGTTCTTGCCCGCGCTCAAACAACGGCTTGAAGCTGAAACGGCAAGGGTAGAAATTCGTTTCCCCTACTTTCTGGAAAAACTGGCACCAATTAGTAAATCGGCAGGACTGATGAAATACGAATGTAGCTTTGTTGGTCAGGCCAACACACAAGGAAACGACTACATTCAGGGTGTCAACGTCCCAGTGACTAGTCTTTGCCCCTGCAGCAAAGCAATTTCTAAATATGGTGCCCATAATCAACGCGGCCATGTCAGCATCGAAGTTCGAACAGTGCGGAAAGCGAACGGCAATCCTAAACTAATCTGGATTGAAGAGCTAATTGAAGTCGCCGAAAAATCTGCTTCGGCGCCAGTTTATGCCTTACTCAAGCGTGAGGATGAGAAAGCGGTGACCGAGCAGGCTTATGAGAATCCGGTCTTTGTCGAAGATATCGTCCGGAATGTGGGCGTGCGATTGATGGAAGATACCCGGGTTGCTTGGTTTCAGGTCAAGGCAATCAATCAGGAAAGCATCCATAATCATAACGCTTTTGCTCGAATCGAATGGTCTCGGAATTGA
- a CDS encoding ATP-binding protein: MINPLGKVMASNPPNMPLPKDGFLSWVDRQNGSLNKGENRVSMAFFPSAEGNWILTFKTSLFSGSGKYGGALVGSLDLSKSKFFDYLSEINLGDEGGIALYDENNHFIAGNGPPMRQGNNTRSQTSQRTLALEKQYIETNAKVKTTGWHLSAHYRREQLYGPLEHARHYFLFALLLTVILSGLVFWGSLRLLTQPLMDFVKYLEKARDHGQLPDLLAVNSKDEIGSLKIAFNGLLQKVKEQHLNLLTQLNFQKAFLQAIPIPVFSKDIEGHFLDCNEAFEKAVGKKKSWIIGRKSTDLFSNDDATRFVEKDSQVLTKQVPFHEEMPVMLNERVHHGLLSKALFRGNDNQVAGIVGAFLDITERKDTEKALNEAKTLAENLLSGAAIPFLVLDSEHRVVGWNQAMEALTGTSAGEMLGTKNQWQPFYRTSHPCLADLVLDNNWQNSENKFSHIRSHQEIPGALHGEGWYAQLNGQDRYLISNAAPIRNPQGDLVAVIESIEDQTELKRLEEQEAKNRLIAESQSRAIVAFLQSGDLSRMAQGFLKEVASTTEVSWGLLYLIDEPGGEAQILARQGTTSSKETTELFCTETASALDGRTDRISFRRDCLFFAPVVTRQTISELILCHTCLDRKDIPLGKGGILGLPLINGKEVIGGLLLLKPSGSFSDQDIHDIEMFCQAASLAIQSARMDQAREKAEQRLKVVEKFEAIGQLAGGIAHDFNNLLTVILGYTTLIAKKVDYDERLQQKANLVLQAGKSAEALIRQLLAFSRRQVLEAVVIDLNILIIDIKKLLHRLVAENIHLQFTLGTEACLIKADPSQVEQVLMNLLVNARDAIGEKNGHIRVSVEPAEIVTSLRDLPPEALGKSFVRLIIEDDGCGIPPETLSKIFDPFYTTKEIGRGTGLGLATVHGIVRQSGGYIDVQSILKQGTTFSVLLPAVEMDETFSTKTVISELIQTSGNLLLVDDLPEVLDLTSRILQEAGLTVTTAESGSAAMTIYEQMEDNLDLLVTDIGMPDINGIELAQRLREQQPELRVLYLSGYGQLHGQRDFVLKPGEAFLQKPFSAEVLLRKVVDLLVPHLNNQG; encoded by the coding sequence TTGATCAACCCCCTTGGTAAAGTCATGGCATCCAACCCTCCAAATATGCCTTTACCGAAAGATGGCTTTCTCTCATGGGTTGATCGGCAGAATGGCTCACTGAATAAAGGGGAAAACCGAGTTTCAATGGCTTTTTTCCCTTCAGCCGAGGGGAATTGGATCCTGACGTTTAAGACTTCACTATTTTCGGGCAGTGGAAAGTATGGTGGGGCCCTGGTTGGAAGTTTGGATTTATCTAAAAGTAAATTCTTCGATTATCTGTCAGAGATCAACTTGGGCGACGAGGGGGGCATTGCCCTTTACGACGAAAACAATCACTTCATTGCCGGTAACGGTCCACCAATGCGGCAGGGGAACAACACTCGGAGCCAGACTTCCCAGCGTACTCTTGCCTTGGAAAAGCAATACATTGAAACCAATGCCAAGGTAAAAACTACAGGCTGGCACTTATCGGCCCACTACCGCCGGGAGCAGCTTTATGGCCCCCTTGAACATGCCCGGCATTACTTTTTATTTGCCCTATTATTGACAGTTATACTTTCTGGCCTGGTGTTTTGGGGTTCCCTTCGCCTTTTGACCCAGCCGTTGATGGATTTCGTCAAATATCTGGAAAAAGCCCGGGATCATGGGCAGTTGCCCGATCTGTTAGCTGTTAATTCAAAAGATGAAATAGGATCTTTGAAAATAGCTTTCAATGGTTTACTTCAGAAAGTGAAAGAGCAACATCTTAACCTGTTAACCCAACTGAACTTTCAAAAGGCTTTTTTGCAAGCTATCCCCATCCCCGTTTTCTCCAAGGATATTGAAGGTCACTTTCTTGATTGCAATGAGGCCTTCGAAAAGGCTGTTGGGAAAAAGAAATCGTGGATCATCGGGCGAAAGTCCACAGATCTTTTCTCAAATGACGACGCCACACGTTTTGTGGAGAAAGATTCGCAAGTCCTGACGAAGCAGGTCCCGTTTCACGAAGAAATGCCCGTGATGCTCAACGAGCGTGTGCATCATGGCCTGCTGAGTAAGGCTCTTTTTCGTGGTAACGACAATCAGGTTGCTGGAATTGTAGGTGCATTCCTCGACATCACCGAACGCAAGGATACGGAAAAAGCCCTGAATGAAGCGAAAACCCTTGCAGAGAATTTGTTGAGTGGAGCCGCCATACCCTTCCTTGTTCTCGACTCCGAGCACCGTGTGGTGGGTTGGAATCAGGCCATGGAGGCTCTGACCGGTACGAGTGCCGGTGAGATGCTCGGTACCAAAAACCAATGGCAACCCTTTTACCGCACATCCCATCCCTGCTTGGCTGATCTGGTCCTCGATAACAATTGGCAGAATTCTGAAAATAAATTTTCACACATCAGATCACACCAGGAAATCCCAGGCGCACTCCATGGAGAAGGGTGGTATGCGCAACTCAACGGCCAGGACCGCTATCTTATTTCTAATGCCGCTCCGATCCGCAATCCTCAAGGGGACTTGGTCGCCGTCATCGAATCTATCGAGGACCAGACCGAACTGAAACGACTTGAAGAACAAGAGGCCAAAAACCGGCTCATTGCCGAGTCGCAGTCCCGGGCCATTGTCGCTTTCCTGCAAAGTGGTGACCTGAGCAGAATGGCCCAGGGCTTTCTGAAAGAGGTTGCCTCCACAACGGAGGTGTCCTGGGGGCTGCTCTATTTGATTGATGAGCCCGGAGGCGAGGCCCAGATCTTGGCACGACAGGGAACAACCTCTAGCAAAGAAACAACAGAACTATTTTGCACTGAAACTGCCAGTGCTCTGGATGGCCGAACTGACCGGATCAGCTTTAGGCGGGATTGCCTGTTCTTCGCCCCAGTGGTCACCCGGCAAACAATTTCCGAATTAATACTCTGCCACACTTGTCTGGACCGAAAGGATATCCCTCTGGGAAAAGGAGGGATCCTTGGTCTACCCTTAATAAATGGCAAGGAAGTTATCGGTGGATTGCTCCTGTTAAAACCCTCCGGTTCTTTCTCAGATCAGGATATCCACGATATAGAGATGTTTTGCCAGGCTGCTTCCCTGGCTATTCAGAGCGCACGAATGGACCAGGCCCGTGAAAAAGCCGAACAGCGTCTCAAGGTTGTAGAAAAATTTGAGGCGATCGGTCAACTTGCCGGCGGCATCGCCCATGATTTCAATAATCTGCTGACCGTTATTCTCGGCTATACAACACTAATAGCAAAAAAGGTTGATTATGATGAACGCCTGCAACAGAAGGCCAATCTGGTTCTCCAAGCAGGCAAGAGTGCAGAGGCCCTGATCCGGCAACTGCTCGCCTTCAGTCGTCGGCAGGTTTTGGAGGCGGTGGTCATTGATCTCAATATCCTGATAATCGATATCAAAAAACTCCTCCATCGGTTGGTGGCCGAAAATATCCATCTTCAATTTACGCTAGGCACCGAGGCTTGTTTAATCAAGGCTGATCCTTCCCAGGTTGAACAGGTTTTGATGAACCTTTTGGTCAACGCCCGTGACGCAATCGGTGAGAAAAATGGGCATATCCGAGTGAGCGTTGAACCTGCGGAAATAGTGACATCTCTACGAGACCTTCCGCCCGAAGCTTTGGGAAAAAGTTTTGTCCGCCTCATCATTGAAGACGATGGGTGCGGCATCCCACCGGAAACCTTGTCTAAAATTTTCGATCCATTTTATACCACCAAAGAGATCGGACGCGGCACCGGATTGGGGCTGGCTACCGTCCATGGCATCGTTCGGCAATCGGGAGGGTACATTGATGTTCAAAGCATTCTTAAACAAGGGACGACTTTCAGTGTTTTACTTCCAGCGGTGGAGATGGATGAGACGTTCTCCACTAAAACCGTCATCAGTGAATTAATTCAAACCTCAGGCAACCTGTTGTTGGTAGATGATTTGCCGGAGGTGCTTGATCTCACTTCCAGGATACTGCAAGAGGCTGGGCTAACCGTAACCACAGCCGAAAGTGGCTCTGCGGCTATGACGATTTACGAGCAGATGGAGGACAATCTTGATCTGCTGGTGACCGATATCGGCATGCCCGATATCAACGGGATAGAGTTAGCACAACGGTTGCGTGAACAACAACCGGAACTAAGGGTTCTTTACCTTTCCGGCTATGGCCAACTCCATGGACAACGGGATTTTGTTCTGAAGCCTGGCGAAGCCTTTTTGCAAAAACCTTTTTCCGCCGAGGTGTTGTTACGTAAAGTAGTAGACCTGCTTGTGCCACATCTGAACAACCAAGGATAA
- a CDS encoding type IV toxin-antitoxin system AbiEi family antitoxin domain-containing protein — protein MGRQQQILDLAREKGIIRAEDVETVGISRNYLYRMHKEGLLEKRAVGLYALPEAPVTENSSLAEVAKRLPHAVVCLISALSYHEITTQIPHEIWLTIPRGSWRPDVEYPPLNLSYVSGPAYSFGIQEHVLNGVAVKIYSPAKTVADCFKFRNKVGLDVAIEALREAWRSRKVTMDELVEAARVDRVSKIMRPYLEVLIGIQI, from the coding sequence ATGGGTCGGCAACAACAGATACTGGATCTTGCCAGAGAAAAAGGGATTATCCGGGCCGAGGACGTCGAAACGGTGGGGATTTCCCGAAACTACCTGTACCGAATGCACAAGGAAGGTCTTCTGGAGAAGAGGGCTGTGGGACTCTACGCTCTGCCGGAAGCTCCCGTGACAGAGAACTCGTCTCTGGCGGAGGTTGCGAAAAGGCTGCCTCACGCCGTTGTTTGTCTTATTTCTGCCCTGAGTTACCACGAGATCACCACCCAGATTCCCCATGAGATATGGCTGACGATCCCGAGAGGCTCGTGGCGGCCGGATGTGGAATACCCACCGCTTAACCTGTCCTATGTTTCAGGTCCGGCCTATTCGTTCGGGATTCAGGAGCATGTCCTAAACGGTGTGGCGGTTAAAATTTACAGCCCTGCGAAGACGGTGGCTGATTGCTTCAAGTTCCGAAACAAGGTCGGCCTCGATGTCGCCATTGAAGCGCTCCGCGAGGCATGGCGTTCACGTAAGGTCACCATGGATGAGCTGGTGGAAGCCGCCAGAGTCGACAGAGTGTCGAAAATCATGCGCCCCTATCTGGAGGTGTTGATCGGCATCCAAATTTGA
- a CDS encoding GGDEF domain-containing protein — MYELAYNNFFHFLENRSKTIHATLSTLLGTGIGYLDYLTGDFDFVLFYVIPIFLATWFIGKWAGITTSILSCTTSFGINLPSILAKTSPINMVWDFALDMTFFLFLTFLFRMLWHKFDEVNKLALRDHLTHALNRRSLDEVAEYQFLASKRHHRPFSVAFFDLDNFKMVNDQLGHNIGDRLLCRVVDVMTTLIRGTDLVARLGGDEFVVVCPESDETQSQKVIERLRRALLEAMKKEGWPVTFSIGLVTDYGVTSSWDEILQRADLLMYRVKSAKKDGILHEVIRGPYINPQNVRLAGN; from the coding sequence ATGTATGAGCTCGCTTATAATAATTTTTTTCACTTCCTGGAAAACCGCTCAAAAACAATCCATGCTACGCTCAGTACTCTGCTCGGAACAGGTATCGGTTATCTTGACTATTTGACAGGTGATTTCGACTTCGTTCTCTTTTACGTGATACCGATATTTCTTGCCACTTGGTTTATCGGGAAGTGGGCCGGAATTACGACAAGCATTCTTTCGTGTACGACCAGTTTCGGCATAAACCTTCCCTCGATTCTGGCAAAAACTTCCCCTATCAACATGGTATGGGATTTTGCTCTGGACATGACGTTCTTTCTCTTTCTGACATTCCTGTTCAGGATGCTTTGGCATAAATTTGATGAAGTTAATAAGCTAGCCCTGCGGGACCATCTTACCCATGCCCTCAACCGCCGTAGTCTTGACGAAGTCGCTGAATATCAGTTCCTTGCCTCGAAACGTCATCATCGTCCTTTCAGTGTCGCCTTTTTTGATCTCGATAACTTCAAAATGGTCAACGATCAGCTTGGGCACAATATTGGTGATCGTCTACTCTGCAGGGTTGTTGATGTCATGACGACTCTCATCAGAGGCACTGATTTGGTGGCTCGTTTAGGAGGAGATGAGTTCGTAGTTGTCTGCCCCGAATCTGACGAAACACAATCACAAAAGGTGATTGAAAGATTGCGCAGAGCCTTGCTGGAGGCCATGAAAAAAGAAGGGTGGCCGGTGACATTCAGTATCGGGCTGGTGACTGACTATGGGGTCACTTCCTCGTGGGACGAGATTCTCCAAAGGGCTGATTTGCTGATGTATCGAGTGAAATCTGCAAAAAAAGACGGCATTTTGCATGAAGTTATCAGGGGACCATACATAAACCCACAGAATGTCCGACTTGCAGGAAACTGA
- a CDS encoding TetR/AcrR family transcriptional regulator: MGNKGEITRELLITEAAKLFHKKGFRGTSISDLTAATGVKKGSLYFHFLSKDDLGLAVLEWSREKWLEFSKIALSGITPGDCLLNFFNTVVSYHRDLGFIGGCIFGNTALEMSDSDQRYVKFIDQFFSDMADMLEDFIVAAQEAGQIRVDIPANILAEHIVLTMEGGMMFARLRKDERTLRQCYDTLLIFLQLSTMSPNLMRICR, encoded by the coding sequence ATGGGGAACAAAGGTGAAATAACCAGGGAGCTTCTTATCACGGAGGCTGCGAAACTCTTCCATAAGAAGGGATTCCGCGGAACAAGCATCAGCGACCTTACAGCGGCAACTGGAGTCAAGAAAGGCAGTCTTTATTTTCATTTTCTCAGTAAAGACGATCTTGGACTAGCAGTTCTTGAATGGTCTCGCGAAAAATGGTTGGAGTTTTCAAAGATCGCTCTCAGCGGCATTACACCCGGAGATTGTCTTCTGAACTTTTTCAATACAGTCGTTTCTTATCACCGGGATTTAGGTTTTATTGGAGGGTGCATTTTCGGGAACACCGCCCTGGAAATGAGTGATAGTGATCAACGTTATGTGAAATTCATTGATCAATTTTTTTCAGATATGGCTGACATGCTTGAAGATTTTATCGTCGCAGCTCAAGAGGCCGGGCAGATAAGAGTCGACATCCCGGCCAATATTTTGGCGGAACATATTGTATTAACCATGGAAGGAGGGATGATGTTTGCCAGACTTCGAAAAGATGAAAGGACTCTACGCCAGTGTTATGACACTCTCTTGATCTTCCTGCAATTGAGCACAATGTCTCCAAATCTGATGAGAATATGCAGATAA
- a CDS encoding Fic family protein produces the protein MAIPPAQRRLAEALTTLKKLQDDGKTAIKSVDLTRLQRESLVKNGFLRPIFKGWYMPCRPGEDTGDSTPWYAAMRDFIQGYCTERFGKKWHVSAEYSLFLHTGKTITPQQVVIHTPLGQNGLLKLPDNCSILDYKTKDFTPAAKIQLVEQIRVLSLPVALIRVPEAFFTTYAQDAHIALHQLRDVSDLNRELLEGGHSTVAGRLAGALRASGREDLADNVLATMRAAGYVVIESNPFSIAPPILAFSRVQSPYVLRMRLMWQAMRETVLVSFPTEPGIPTNIEKFMKTVEENYKTDAYHSLSIEGYRVTPELIQKVATGDWNPDSNDSDAQMKNAMAAHGYWLAHNEVKATIRSILTGVNPGEAFRRDHASWYRNLFSPNVDAGFLKPSDLAGYRTDKVFIRGATHVPPSQDAVRDMMPELCDLLEDEPNTTVRAVLGHFLFVYIHPYFDGNGRLGRFLMNAMLASGGYPWTVIRIEKRANYMAALEAASSRGKIQPFAEFIASSMQSDGI, from the coding sequence ATGGCAATCCCCCCAGCGCAACGCAGGCTTGCCGAAGCTCTGACAACCCTGAAGAAATTGCAGGATGACGGCAAAACCGCAATAAAATCAGTTGATCTGACCCGCCTTCAGCGGGAAAGCCTCGTCAAGAACGGCTTCCTGCGACCTATCTTCAAAGGGTGGTATATGCCGTGCCGGCCTGGAGAAGACACCGGCGACAGCACTCCCTGGTATGCAGCGATGCGTGACTTCATCCAGGGCTATTGCACGGAGCGCTTTGGAAAAAAATGGCATGTGTCAGCAGAATACTCATTGTTTTTGCACACGGGAAAGACGATTACGCCACAGCAGGTCGTGATCCACACGCCGCTCGGTCAGAACGGCCTGCTGAAGCTGCCAGACAACTGTTCAATCCTGGACTACAAGACCAAGGATTTCACTCCTGCCGCCAAAATCCAGCTTGTTGAGCAAATTCGTGTCCTGTCGCTTCCCGTGGCTCTCATTCGCGTGCCGGAAGCTTTTTTTACCACCTACGCTCAGGACGCGCACATCGCTCTCCATCAGTTACGGGATGTATCGGATCTGAACAGGGAACTGCTCGAAGGGGGCCATAGCACCGTTGCCGGGCGTCTCGCAGGGGCCCTACGGGCATCGGGGCGCGAAGATCTGGCGGATAATGTGCTAGCAACCATGCGAGCGGCAGGATATGTGGTCATTGAGTCCAATCCCTTCAGTATCGCACCGCCGATCCTGGCGTTCTCCAGAGTGCAATCACCCTATGTCCTGCGGATGCGTCTCATGTGGCAGGCAATGCGAGAGACCGTTCTGGTCTCTTTCCCAACAGAGCCCGGCATTCCGACCAACATTGAAAAGTTCATGAAGACGGTTGAAGAAAACTACAAAACTGATGCCTATCACTCACTTTCAATTGAGGGATATCGTGTCACACCGGAACTCATTCAAAAGGTCGCAACCGGTGACTGGAATCCAGATAGTAATGACTCTGACGCGCAAATGAAGAACGCTATGGCGGCGCATGGTTACTGGCTCGCTCACAATGAGGTTAAGGCCACGATCAGAAGTATTCTCACAGGGGTGAACCCCGGCGAAGCGTTCCGCCGGGATCATGCTTCATGGTATCGCAATCTATTCTCACCCAATGTTGATGCTGGTTTCCTGAAACCGTCCGATCTGGCCGGCTACCGGACAGACAAAGTGTTTATCAGAGGGGCGACCCATGTTCCCCCCTCACAGGATGCTGTTCGTGACATGATGCCGGAACTGTGCGACCTGCTGGAGGATGAACCCAATACAACCGTTCGGGCTGTACTGGGGCATTTTCTATTCGTGTACATCCACCCGTACTTTGACGGCAATGGTCGACTGGGCCGGTTCCTGATGAATGCCATGCTGGCTTCTGGAGGGTACCCGTGGACGGTTATCCGAATAGAAAAACGAGCGAACTATATGGCAGCTCTTGAGGCGGCGAGTTCGCGAGGGAAAATTCAACCTTTTGCGGAGTTCATTGCCAGTTCGATGCAGTCAGACGGCATTTGA
- a CDS encoding type II toxin-antitoxin system HipA family toxin, whose translation MAKGTNRRQLWVWLDDPTFGPLQKIGTLSQGDRGSVSFAYDPDWLTHAHVFPLDPELDLLPGEFYPSGSNFGVFMDSCPDRWGQLLMKRREAIEARDEKRSSRTLGPWEFLLGVQDCTRMGALRYSLPDSNIFLAAEALSAPPVTKIAELQTIAFELTRKKLASPDKIKEWLKVLVAPGASLGGARPKANLIDDQGHLWIAKFPSADDDYDVAVWEKVLHDLARDCGISVPESQLMQLGDGYHTFLVKRFDRARESRRFFASAMTLLKHVDTDDASYLELAEFLATFGEPDLLSADLEELFTRLVFNVATANRDDHLRNHGFMRSPAGWRLAPAYDMNPSFKKEEHALALDIENRLPDLSVVLATAGYYRLDRKRAKAIIEKVIEIVSDWERRARNHGLSRQDCLEAAHLFMAAGKK comes from the coding sequence ATGGCGAAGGGAACAAATAGAAGACAGTTGTGGGTCTGGCTGGACGATCCTACTTTCGGCCCCCTGCAGAAGATCGGCACCCTGTCGCAAGGGGATCGCGGCAGCGTCAGTTTTGCTTATGATCCTGACTGGCTCACACACGCCCATGTCTTCCCGCTCGATCCTGAGCTGGATTTGCTGCCGGGCGAGTTTTATCCTAGTGGCTCAAACTTCGGGGTCTTCATGGATTCCTGTCCTGATCGCTGGGGCCAACTGCTGATGAAGCGCCGGGAGGCTATTGAGGCCAGAGATGAGAAACGCTCCTCCCGAACCCTTGGCCCTTGGGAGTTTCTGCTAGGAGTGCAGGACTGCACCCGCATGGGGGCCTTACGCTACAGCCTGCCAGACAGCAATATTTTTCTCGCCGCCGAAGCCCTGTCCGCCCCTCCCGTCACCAAGATTGCCGAATTACAGACCATTGCCTTCGAATTGACCCGAAAGAAGCTGGCCAGCCCTGACAAAATCAAAGAATGGCTGAAAGTCCTTGTCGCACCGGGAGCTTCGCTTGGCGGCGCACGTCCGAAGGCGAACCTTATCGATGATCAGGGGCACCTCTGGATCGCCAAGTTCCCTTCGGCGGATGACGACTACGATGTCGCAGTCTGGGAGAAGGTCCTGCACGATCTCGCCCGCGACTGCGGGATCTCCGTCCCGGAATCCCAGCTCATGCAGCTCGGCGACGGGTACCATACTTTTCTCGTCAAGCGTTTTGATCGCGCGAGGGAGAGCCGACGCTTCTTTGCCTCGGCCATGACGCTGCTGAAGCATGTTGATACGGATGATGCCAGCTACCTGGAACTGGCGGAATTTCTGGCGACCTTCGGTGAGCCTGACCTTCTATCCGCCGATCTTGAAGAATTGTTCACGCGGTTAGTGTTCAATGTCGCCACCGCCAACCGCGACGACCATCTGCGTAATCACGGCTTCATGCGTTCCCCTGCCGGCTGGCGGTTGGCACCGGCCTACGACATGAATCCTTCTTTCAAAAAGGAGGAGCATGCTCTGGCTCTGGACATTGAGAACCGCCTGCCTGACCTGAGCGTTGTTTTAGCAACGGCTGGCTATTATCGGCTAGACAGAAAGCGCGCCAAGGCCATCATCGAAAAGGTGATTGAGATCGTTTCGGATTGGGAGCGTCGCGCCCGAAACCATGGTCTATCCCGGCAGGACTGTCTGGAGGCTGCGCACTTGTTTATGGCCGCTGGTAAAAAATAA